The Calliphora vicina chromosome 3, idCalVici1.1, whole genome shotgun sequence genome contains a region encoding:
- the Got1 gene encoding aspartate aminotransferase, cytoplasmic, with translation MSCSIYDCVEKGPAIEVFALNRAFQEDTHAKKANLGVGAYRTSEGKPWVLPVVRKTEIQIASDEAINHEYLPVLGTEAFTKAASTLLLGEDSPALKDNRAFGVQTLSGTGALRIGAEFLRRQMNRRVFYYSDPTWENHHKVFMDAGFEQPNTYHYWDQSKRVLDIEGLLNDLEKAPEGAVIILHACAHNPTGCDPTHEQWVQIADLMERKKLFPFFDSAYQGFASGDPDYDAWAVRYFVKRGFELFCAQSFAKNFGLYCERVGNLTVVSNTAAVKEALQSQFTLLVRGMYSNPPAYGSRIVSTVLNSPSLRKEWMDCIKTMSSRIIKMRNALRQRLEELKTPGTWEHITQQIGMFSYTGLNEKQVRCLIDEYHIYLLKTGRINMCGLNENNVNYVAEAINAAVTRIGSQL, from the exons CTTATCGTACAAGCGAAGGCAAACCCTGGGTATTGCCTGTGGTTCGCAAAACAGAAATTCAAATTGCCAGCGATGAAGCGATAAACCATGAATATTTACCAGTTTTAG GTACTGAAGCGTTTACAAAAGCAGCCAGCACTTTGTTACTAGGTGAAGATTCGCCAGCATTAAAAGATAATAGA GCTTTTGGCGTACAAACCCTGTCTGGTACAGGTGCCTTGCGTATTGGTGCAGAATTTTTGCGTCGCCAAATGAATCGCAGAGTGTTTTATTATTCCGATCCCACTTGGGAGAATCATCATAAAGTTTTTATGGATGCTGGTTTTGAACAACCCAATACCTACCACTACTGGGACCAAAGTAAACGTGTTTTGGATATTGAGGGTCTattgaatgatttagaaaaggCTCCAGAAGGTGCTGTTATTATCCTGCATGCCTGTGCCCACAATCCCACTGGTTGTGATCCTACACACGAACAATGGGTTCAAATTGCCGACTTAATGGAACGCAAAAAATTGTTCCCCTTCTTTGATTCGGCTTATCAAGGTTTTGCCAGCGGCGATCCTGATTATGATGCCTGGGCTGTGAGATATTTTGTTAAGCGTGGCTTTGAATTGTTCTGTGCCCAATCGTTTGCAAAGAATTTTGGTCTTTATTGTGAGCGTGTTGGTAATTTGACTGTAGTCTCGAATACTGCGGCTGTCAAGGAGGCATTACAATCACAATTTACATTGTTGGTTCGTGGCATGTACTCGAATCCACCTGCCTATGGAAGTCGTATTGTATCGACTGTTTTGAATAGCCCCAGCTTGAGAAAGGAGTG gaTGGACTGTATCAAAACTATGTCCAGCCGTATCATAAAAATGCGTAATGCTTTGAGACAACGTTTGGAAGAACTCAAAACACCCGGCACTTGGGAACACATTACACAACAAATTGGAATGTTCTCATATACTGGTCTAAATG AAAAACAAGTACGTTGTTTGATTGATGAATACCATATTTATCTATTGAAAACAGGACGTATTAATATGTGTGGCCTAAATGAGAATAATGTTAATTATGTAGCCGAAGCCATAAATGCTGCTGTAACTCGCATCGGAAGTCAACTTTAA